A stretch of the Lolium perenne isolate Kyuss_39 chromosome 3, Kyuss_2.0, whole genome shotgun sequence genome encodes the following:
- the LOC127345096 gene encoding polygalacturonase-like, which produces MAMTKPVLSLLAHLHAALLLLSGAGAAVYDVTRYGARPDGVTDSTLPFLRAWADACRSPRQATVLVPPGMFLLGSATFTGPCATHAVTFSIAGTLVAPTGYGWDATTGRWITFESVEGLTVSGGVLDGRGSSLWSCKRQQQQQPHVHCPTGASSLTISNSRDVVVDGTRSTNSELFHMVVLQSHGVTLQQVSVDAPEDSPNTDGIHIHMSSNVAVSNADIRTGDDCVSIGPGNSNLWIERVSCGPGHGISIGSLGQQQGMAVEAVRNVTVKTTWFTGTTNGFRIKTWGTSKRGLVSGITFVDSTMIGVHNPIIIDQNYCPGKKSCSDLSSGIKISQVRYIDIRGWSMTPVAVTFNCSRSNPCSGISLQNVRLMYEGMRLAKSSCRNVNGRTTGLVVPPSCL; this is translated from the exons ATGGCAATGACAAAGCCGGTCCTGAGCCTGCTGGCGCACCTCCACGCCGCGCTCCTGCTCCTCTCCGGCGCCGGCGCGGCGGTGTACGACGTGACGCGCTACGgcgcccgtcccgacggcgtgacgGACTCGACGCTGCCGTTCCTCCGCGCGTGGGCCGACGCGTGCCGCTCGCCGCGCCAGGCCACGGTGCTCGTGCCGCCGGGCATGTTCCTGCTGGGGAGCGCCACGTTCACCGGCCCGTGCGCCACCCACGCCGTcaccttctccatcgccggcacgcTGGTCGCCCCCACCGGCTACGGCTGGGACGCGACCACCGGCAGGTGGATCACCTTCGAGTCCGTGGAGGGCCTCACCGTCTCCGGCGGCGTCCTCGACGGCCGCGGCTCCTCCCTCTGGTCCTGcaagcggcagcagcagcagcagccgcacGTCCACTGCCCGACCGGCGCCTCG TCTCTGACGATCTCGAACTCGAGGGACGTGGTGGTGGATGGGACGAGGTCGACCAACAGCGAGCTGTTCCACATGGTGGTGCTGCAGAGCCACGGCGTGACGCTGCAGCAGGTCAGCGTGGACGCGCCGGAGGACAGCCCCAACACGGACGGGATACACATCCACATGTCCAGTAACGTGGCCGTCTCCAATGCCGACATCCGCACCGGGGACGACTGCGTTTCCATCGGCCCGGGAAACTCAAACCTCTGGATTGAGCGTGTCTCGTGTGGTCCAGGTCATGGCATAAG CATTGGAAGTTTGGGCCAGCAACAAGGGATGGCTGTGGAGGCGGTGCGAAACGTGACCGTGAAAACAACATGGTTCACCGGCACAACAAATGGTTTCAGGATCAAGACATGGGGGACCTCCAAGCGAGGCCTCGTTAGTGGCATCACCTTCGTGGACTCCACCATGATCGGCGTCCACAACCCTATAATCATCGATCAAAATTACTGCCCTGGAAAAAAATCGTGCTCAGATCTG AGTTCGGGTATCAAGATCAGCCAGGTGAGGTACATCGACATTCGTGGGTGGTCGATGACGCCGGTTGCCGTGACCTTCAACTGCAGCAGGAGCAACCCGTGCAGTGGAATTAGCTTGCAGAATGTGAGGCTCATGTATGAGGGCATGCGTCTTGCAAAATCATCCTGCCGGAACGTCAATGGGAGAACGACTGGGCTAGTCGTGCCCCCAAGCTGCCTCTGA
- the LOC127345097 gene encoding 2-alkenal reductase (NADP(+)-dependent) isoform X1, which translates to MEQAEPAAEVPTARNRKVVLREYITRAPTEDDMLLVDGGAVPLRVPDGAAGPAVLVKNLYLSCDPYMRGRMRDNHSSYIPPFKPGSVIEGLGVARVVDSTYPGFSAGDIVSGMTGWEEYSLIEKPEQLNKIQQSDIPLSYHLGLLGMPGFTAYAGFYELCSPKKGEFVFVSAASGAVGQIVGQLAKLHGCYVVGSAGTNQKVELLKDKFGFNAAFNYKEEPDLTAALKRYFPEGIDIYFENVGGSMLDAVLVNMRMHGRIAVCGMVSQHGMTDPVGIHNLFCLVPKRIKMQGFIQSDFLNLFPQFLDDVAKHYRDGKIVYVEDMSIGLENAPGAFVGLFSGKNVGKQVVCMSQE; encoded by the exons ATGGAGCAAGCGGAGCCCGCGGCGGAGGTGCCCACGGCAAGGAACAGGAAGGTGGTGCTGCGGGAGTACATCACCCGCGCGCCGACGGAGGACGACATGCTGCTCGTCGACGGCGGCGCCGTGCCGCTGCGCGTCCCCGACGGCGCCGCCGGCCCGGCCGTGCTGGTGAAGAACCTCTACCTCTCCTGCGACCCCTACATGCGCGGCCGGATGCGGGACAACCACAGCTCCTACATCCCCCCGTTCAAGCCCGGATCG GTTATAGAAGGGCTGGGCGTGGCGAGAGTGGTGGATTCCACTTATCCGGGGTTCAGCGCGGGCGACATTGTTTCGGGAATGACTGGCTGGGAGGAGTACAGCCTGATCGAAAAGCCTGAGCAGCTGAATAAGATCCAGCAAAGTGACATACCACTCTCGTATCATTTGGGGCTTCTCG GCATGCCTGGTTTCACAGCTTATGCTGGATTCTATGAGCTCTGCTCACCGAAGAAAGGCGAGTTTGTATTTGTCTCTGCTGCATCAGGGGCAGTTGGTCAGATTGTTGGTCAACTTGCAAAGCTTCATGGATGCTATGTTGTCGGAAGTGCTGGAACAAATCAGAAA GTTGAGCTCCTAAAAGATAAGTTTGGCTTCAATGCAGCTTTTAATTACAAAGAGGAGCCTGATTTGACTGCAGCCTTAAAAAG GTACTTTCCTGAAGGTATTGACATCTACTTTGAGAATGTTGGCGGATCAATGCTAGATGCTGTACTTGTCAACATGCGGATGCATGGTCGCATTGCGGTATGCGGGATGGTCTCCCAACACGGCATGACCGATCCTGTAGGGATCCACAACCTATTCTGCCTGGTACCGAAACGGATAAAGATGCAGGGCTTCATCCAAAGCGATTTCCTCAACTTATTCCCACAGTTCCTCGATGACGTGGCCAAGCACTATAGGGATGGCAAGATTGTGTATGTAGAAGACATGAGCATTGGGCTAGAGAATGCTCCTGGTGCCTTTGTTGGTCTATTCAGTGGTAAAAATGTTGGCAAACAAGTCGTGTGCATGTCACAAGAGTGA
- the LOC127345097 gene encoding 2-alkenal reductase (NADP(+)-dependent) isoform X2 gives MTGWEEYSLIEKPEQLNKIQQSDIPLSYHLGLLGMPGFTAYAGFYELCSPKKGEFVFVSAASGAVGQIVGQLAKLHGCYVVGSAGTNQKVELLKDKFGFNAAFNYKEEPDLTAALKRYFPEGIDIYFENVGGSMLDAVLVNMRMHGRIAVCGMVSQHGMTDPVGIHNLFCLVPKRIKMQGFIQSDFLNLFPQFLDDVAKHYRDGKIVYVEDMSIGLENAPGAFVGLFSGKNVGKQVVCMSQE, from the exons ATGACTGGCTGGGAGGAGTACAGCCTGATCGAAAAGCCTGAGCAGCTGAATAAGATCCAGCAAAGTGACATACCACTCTCGTATCATTTGGGGCTTCTCG GCATGCCTGGTTTCACAGCTTATGCTGGATTCTATGAGCTCTGCTCACCGAAGAAAGGCGAGTTTGTATTTGTCTCTGCTGCATCAGGGGCAGTTGGTCAGATTGTTGGTCAACTTGCAAAGCTTCATGGATGCTATGTTGTCGGAAGTGCTGGAACAAATCAGAAA GTTGAGCTCCTAAAAGATAAGTTTGGCTTCAATGCAGCTTTTAATTACAAAGAGGAGCCTGATTTGACTGCAGCCTTAAAAAG GTACTTTCCTGAAGGTATTGACATCTACTTTGAGAATGTTGGCGGATCAATGCTAGATGCTGTACTTGTCAACATGCGGATGCATGGTCGCATTGCGGTATGCGGGATGGTCTCCCAACACGGCATGACCGATCCTGTAGGGATCCACAACCTATTCTGCCTGGTACCGAAACGGATAAAGATGCAGGGCTTCATCCAAAGCGATTTCCTCAACTTATTCCCACAGTTCCTCGATGACGTGGCCAAGCACTATAGGGATGGCAAGATTGTGTATGTAGAAGACATGAGCATTGGGCTAGAGAATGCTCCTGGTGCCTTTGTTGGTCTATTCAGTGGTAAAAATGTTGGCAAACAAGTCGTGTGCATGTCACAAGAGTGA
- the LOC127345098 gene encoding probably inactive leucine-rich repeat receptor-like protein kinase At5g48380, which produces MATGNKSLLWLLLLSSSSLCFGSELDIQCLKSVQQSVIDPSGVLKSSWDFANSTNNFICQFSGVRCWYSGDGGNILASLSLSNLGLQGPFPQGLLNCSSITSLDLSSNNFSGPIPPGISRQMPNLMSLDLSYNSFSGSIPQNISNMNYLYTLNLEHNQLSGQIPPQFSLLTRLTTFSVADNLLSGPIPSMLQKFSASNFVGNQGLYEAPLDECSASGKRKGWIRIRLHRINDESSIGAAVGFVAGFVVAFYFPHRFICSERLRSYIVRIFIHGANEHFQQQY; this is translated from the coding sequence ATGGCTACTGGTAACAAGTCTCTTCTTTGGTTGCTGCTCTTGAGCAGCTCATCGTTGTGTTTTGGTTCTGAACTTGATATCCAGTGCCTGAAGTCTGTTCAACAATCAGTGATTGATCCCAGTGGCGTACTCAAGTCGTCATGGGATTTCGCCAATAGCACTAACAATTTCATTTGCCAATTTTCCGGTGTGCGATGCTGGTATTCCGGTGACGGTGGGAACATTCTTGCTAGTTTGAGTCTCAGCAACCTAGGGCTTCAAGGCCCATTTCCTCAAGGTCTTTTGAATTGTTCAAGCATAACTAGCCTGGATCTGTCCAGTAACAATTTTTCAGGACCGATTCCTCCCGGTATCTCACGGCAGATGCCAAATCTGATGTCTCTAGATCTTTCGTACAATAGCTTTTCTGGTTCAATCCCACAAAATATCTCAAACATGAATTATCTGTATACCCTCAACCTTGAGCATAACCAACTCAGCGGTCAAATTCCACCGCAGTTCAGTCTGCTTACTCGGTTAACTACGTTCAGTGTTGCGGACAACTTGTTATCTGGGCCTATTCCTTCTATGCTACAGAAGTTTTCGGCTTCCAACTTTGTTGGTAACCAAGGGCTTTACGAGGCACCGCTGGACGAGTGCTCTGCCTCCGGGAAGAGAAAGGGATGGATACGAATCAGGCTGCACAGAATCAACGACGAGTCCAGTATCGGAGCGGCTGTCGGTTTCGTCGCGGGTTTCGTGGTGGCCTTCTACTTCCCGCACCGCTTCATCTGCTCTGAGAGGCTCCGTTCCTACATTGTCCGCATATTTATTCACGGGGCAAATGAGCACTTCCAGCAGCAATATTAA